Genomic DNA from Osmia lignaria lignaria isolate PbOS001 chromosome 6, iyOsmLign1, whole genome shotgun sequence:
AAGCCGCGTACGTGCGGTTTGACTACAATATCCCACGTGGCGCGAGCATCGGCGTATACGCGCGGAGAAATGCTCTTCCCACGCACACGCAATACGATCTGCTGGAGGTGTTGAGCGGCTTCAAGGCGAGGACCACTCGGGCGTCCCATGTTAGTGTTATTGTATGTGCCACTGccccatttttcattttcttttctatcatAGGACTCGTAGAACCGCCTATCAACATCTTCTATTCAGATGTcctgaagaaaatttattttttattcttttttttttgaacaatTTCAAATCTACGGTTCAAAAGGTcgtcttttttttattatttttttccctGAAATGTAATGGAGGAATTGAGAGTATCGATGGAGCGTTTCTGAGATTTGTATTGATTTCTCGTGTAGCCTTCGATCAAGAAAGAAGTGACTCACTATATGGAGCCTGGTCATTGGTTCCTCTCGTTGTACAATGATGATGGAGATCCACAGGAGGTGTCTTTTATAGCCATAATCGCTGAAGATATGACGCACAATTGTCCTAACGGGTGCAGCGGAAAGGGTGAATGTTTGCTGGGTCACTGTCAATGCAATCCTGGCTTCGGTGGAGAGGATTGCAGCGAAAGTGTCTGCCCGGTTCTCTGTAGCCAGCGTGGTAAGTGTAGGGTTTGTTTAGGGGTCCTAATCTGGGTCCTCCCAAAAATGTATTTAGATTATCTTCCTCATCcttctaaaattttaatatcttgaaattCTAGATTTCTAAAATCCCCAAATTTCAGAACTTCCCCACTCCCAAATATATTCTAGTTACACCAATGGTCCCAATTTCAATTACCCTCATCGGTATCATTAATTTCCGTGCAATTACAGGAGAATACATAAACGGAGAGTGTCAGTGCAACCCCGGCTGGAAAGGGAAGGAGTGTTCCCTGCGCCACGACGAATGTGAAGTGCCCGATTGCAATGGACATGGCCACTGCACCAACGGGAAGTGTAATTGCGTGCGCGGTTATAAAGGAAAGTACTGCGAGGAAGTGGACTGTCCTCACCCAACCTGTTCCGGTCACGGTTTCTGCGCCGAAGGTACTTGCATCTGTAAAAAAGGATGGAAAGGTGCGGATTGCAGTCAAATGGACAAGGAAGCACTGCAGTGTCTACCAGACTGCAGCGGACATGGGAACTTTGATCTTGAGACGCAGACCTGCCTATGCGAGCCTATGTGGTCTGGCGATGACTGTTCGAAAGGTAATACGAGAGAATAGATATCTTGTAGTAGGGGGTTTTGTTGACCCTTAGAGCAGTGGCGGGCAGATCAATTGGAGAGTTCAGGTTCAGCAGCAAATGTGTTAATAATGgttttatgaaaatataatttttaaaattcaattacttATTAAGCTATAAATTTATTAGACGCGGATATAAATACTCATCGGATCCAAATTCATTTTTAGACGAAGAATCGCTTGCTCTCAGGTGTCTtcaattctttaaataaattcagTATGCATATTTATCATTCTATTCATATGTTTCCAGGTTATACGTCAATTTTACGACCGATTCTGTTTGACCCCTTTACTAATAACGTGACATTGATACCTTCTCGTTGACTAACTTGATTTTATTCTAAACAAAAACTATTGACTTGCTAGCTTTTATATGTTGCTTGTCCCCACTAATACCATAAAAGACTAGAAATCTAAAAACATTTGTGTAATTCAAAATTTCCTGTCTTTTTCAGAATTATGCGATCTGGACTGTGGGCCCCACGGCCACTGCGTGGACAATGCCTGCGACTGCCTGCCCGGATGGTCCGGCGAATTGTGCAATTTGAAGCAATGCGATCCTAGATGCAATGAACATGGTCAATGCAAGAATGGAACATGCTTGTGCGTGACTGGGTGGAACGGGAAACATTGTACCATGGAAGGATGCCCGAATTCGTGTTCTGGTCATGGCCAGTGCAGAGTCAGCAACGATGGCCAATGGGAGTGCAGGTGTTACGATGGCTGGGATGGCAAAGACTGCAACGTGCTTCTTGAACAGAATTGCAACGACGGAAGAGACAACGATAAAGGTATGGTATGAATAAAAACgaaattcaaagaaatttttACCGTCTTTACAGATTCAAGATTTAACCCTAAAAAGACCAAGAAAGGGGGCTTGTCGAACCCACCGGTCATaaagtattgaaaatatttgaaactctagaattttagaatgttgATATTTGAGgatataaaaattttggaattttagaattttagtgtTAAAATCCCCGAATGACGAGGTGGTCAGTCCACATAGGAAGAGGGAGCCTATCTTGGCCCCTATTTGTTAGGGGCCCCTCAAAAATCGAATTTTCAACATCTCTTTCATAAGTCTATCAGAAATCCTACCCCAATGCCATAAACCCTTATTCTGACCTGAATCAATATATTCTTTCCAGACGGTCTGATCGATTGCGCGGATCCGGAATGTTGCTCGAATCATATATGCCGTAGCAGTCAGCTTTGCGTGTCGGCCCCGAAGCCGATCGATATACTTCTGCGAAAGCAACCGCCGGCTATCACCGCTTCCTTCTTCGAGaggatgaaatttttaatcgaCGAGGGTAGTTTGCAGAACTACGCCCGACAAGAAACCTTCAACGAGAGGTGAGTTAACAAAGCTTGTGTCGGCAGCACGATGGATCGCGTGCGCGATTCGTATTTCGTTGACCCGcgatcggtttgtctcgttatCGATCACCTTTCGATCAAATACATACGTTATTACTCGCTCGTGGTAACCGTGTCCGTCCCGACTTTGATGTTACGTGGTACAGTTCTATAAATACACATCCGGTTACAGACACCCGGAATCATCAAAACAGATAACATATAGTGTTACAATTATGCCGTATACACCTTAAAACAGATGCATGTGTTTATATGGGTCTACTAAAAGTCATTAACGGGTGTACCGAGCATGACGTCTTATGACGCCGTCCGGGTACCGTGTTTCTCCGATTTGTATACAATCTAAAGACTAATTCGATGTTGTCCGCAGGGCACTTAAGTGCCCTCGTGCTTTCCACGGGCTCGAATTTATTCTACTGCGGACCGGTTCGGATCTGTGCCCGTAAATTTGCCTGCGGGCAACCGGGCATGTGCATTCCTGCCCTAGAAACACATGCATATACTACTATATACTTATTCGTTATACGTTACAAGAGACACTAAAGACGTATACAATAGATATATGATATATTCTCTGCGTTGTTGTGACCCGTGTGAAATCACATCCCAAAAGTTTTATACATATGTTTGTACGTACGTGTGCGCGAGCGTGTGCCCTGCACTGAACCCCGTCTCCATTCTATTTCATTCTCATTCTGAACACGATTGATCTTTATCGATATTTATACGTGTTAACACGTTCGGACCCACTTGGCTGGATTTACCTATAGCATAGAGGCGAAGGGGTTGAAACCTGTTACCCCAGGCTCGAACGTGTTAATCTatctctatctctttctatcACCGTGTCCGTCCGAGTGAAGCTTGGCGTGAATGTGTGACTCCATGTTCGAGCATCAAGCTTTTCGCTACCGATTCAGGGATCCAGAAGTCTAAATTTCTTTAtcctttcattaaaaaaaaaaaaatattactctgaactaataaatttcttttctcttctacctctctttctctctctctctctctatctatctatcttctCCATCTAGCTTTGCCTTTAATCACATCATTTTTAACTCGGTTCTGTTTTATCCGTGCTGCCCGGTCAGTATGTTCTGGAATCACTTCAATACAAGGTAAGAAATTTCGTCGACGAGAAAAaatggaacaaaaaaaaaatacacccgTTTGCGAGTTAGTAGAGTGTAAGCAGAGTCGAATAGCTGCTGCTGTTTGACGATATTTTCATGCATTTGGTATCATGTGTACATAATCAAAATCCTGCATCCAAACGGGGTTGCTCGTGGACGTTCGATTCGAGGACGAGCCCGTGTCTTCATCGTTTGTCCGCAAATTGACGAAGACAAGCTACCTCGAATGAATTGTAACGCCACGTACCGCTaaccaataaaaaaaaaaaagaaaaggaagaacttTCATAACCTCTTCCTACCTCACCGAAACCTTCATCATTGTTTGACTCTTTCTCGTTGCATGGTTTGGTTACCTTATTATTCCTACGTTGTCTTTCGTGCCTTTTAAGTTGAGCTTCTGACTTTGTGTTAATCgtgtatatgtgtatgtatCTATTTGTATTTAATGACAGTTCGACGTCGACCGATGCTTCAGTGCCAAAGAGGCATCGAGGTATTACGTGGGAGTATGTCACCATTTTGCTACTATTTTGCGTCATCTAAGGGATAATAATTTCGACTGTTAAATTTAAGGAAAAAACTCTTAAAGCATAGGTCCTACTAGGTAGCCCTGTTAATAGGAGTTCACTACCAGGTTCCAGCCCAAGACActctctttcttcctccttTCCCATCTCTTCACAGGAACCCACCCTGGACGTTCATTACTCGATACTACCTCTTTAGCACTGAAAAGCAACGTCGGCAAGACTGAAATCGTGATTCGTAAAATTACACGATTTGAAACAGGTGCTGTCACATCGAAAGAGGATAAACATAATTCAATGACACTTTTCATCGTTCTTGATATTCGAAATGACAGCACATTTTTGTTATGCGCGACGATTAACTCCAATAACACTGcaagaaataaatttacaaatgataGTAATACTGTTGTAGATTGAAAATTAGTTTAGACGATAGCAATTGCtttgctgaaaaaaaaaaagtacacaCACCCGAGCTAACTATTATCCGGTGGTCGTTAATGTTCTTATTTCCTGACAGCCGTTCGGCCGTCGTTCGTGGCCGAGTTGTCACGCACCTTGGCACCGGACTAATGGGAGTACGAGTTAGCACCAGTACACCCCTGGAAGGTTTCACTCTGACGAGAGACGACGGTTGGTTCGATCTCTTGGTGAACGGCGGAGGCGCGGTCACCCTGCAGTTTGGCAGGTCGCCCTTCAAGCCGCAAAGCCACATAGTCTTTGTACCTTGGAACGAGGTAATAATCTAGGACCTGCGTACCAAACTAAATCCTATATCGAAGACTACATGTAACAAAAATCTTCGTTTCTTCAAGGTGGTAATTATCGACAAGATCGTGATGAGCACCGCCGAGGAGAAGCAACCCTTCCATGTCCCTCACGCTTGTGCCGCCCACGACTACGACCTAATGAAGCCAGTGGTCTTGGCCACCTGGAAGCACGGCTTTCAAGGCGCCTGTCCCGACAAGAGCGCCATTTTGGCAGAGTCCCAGGTCATCCAAGAGAGTCTTCAAATACCAGGCACTGGCTTGAACCTTGTATACCACAGCTCCAGAGCAGCCGGATATCTGTCCACCATTCAGTTGCAACTGACACCCGAAGTCATTCCACCGACTCTTAATTTAATTCACCTGAGAATCACCATTGAGGGCATTCTATTTGAGAAAATATTCGAGGCGGATCCTGTGATCAAGTTTACTTACGCGTGGAACCGACTGAACGTATATAGACAACGAGTCTATGGTGTGACTACAGCTATGGTGAAGGTGGGGTATGAGTACAGGGACTGTAAGGACATCATCTGGGACGTGCAAACGACGAAGCTCAGTGGCCACGATATGTCCATATCTGAAGTTGGAGGTTGGAACCTGGACATCCATCACAGGTATAACTTCCATGAAGGCATTCTGCAGAAAGGAGACGGATCCAACATCTACCTAAAGCAGAAGCCTCGAGTAATTCTTACAACCATGGGCGATGGGCATCAGAGGCCTCTGGATTGTTACGATTGCGATGGACAGGCCTCCAAGCAGCGACTGCTAGCGCCGGTTGCTCTTGCCACAGCTCCAGACGGATCCATCTTCGTCGGAGACTTCAATCTCGTTAGGAAAATCCTCGTTGATGGCACTGTCAGGACTGTCGTTAGGCTGAAGTAAGTCCCACGATTGAATTTCTAAAGCCCCTCGCATTATTTAATATTGCTTAATTGAATAAATGTTCTTTCAGTGCTACGAGAGTCTCCTACCGCTACCACATTGCCTTGAGTCCTCTGGACGGTTCCCTGTACATCTCTGACCCCGAGTCCCATCAGATCATCCGCGTGCGCGACACTAACGACTATTCCGACCCAGATCACAACTGGGAGACGGTGGTTGGTTCGGGAGAGCGGTGTCTCCCTGGGGACGAAGCTCACTGTGGCGATGGTGCACTGGCTCGGGACGCTAAACTGGCGTATCCCAAGGGGGTCGCCATATCAGCCGACAACGTACTGTACTTCGCCGATGGGACCAATATTAGGATGGTCGACAGGGACGGTATCATCACCACGGTGATCGGCAATCATATGCACAAGTCGCACTGGAAGCCTATTCCTTGCGAGGGCACACTGAACGTAGAAGAGGTTCATCTGCGGTGGCCCACTGAGTTGGCTATTAACCCCCTGGATAATTCCCTGCACATGATAGACGACCATATGGTGCTACAACTGGCTCCAGATGGTAGAGTCAAGGTGGTAGCTGGTCGTCCTCTCCACTGCGCCTCGCCGTCCTCCTCGTTTGACACCGAGCTGGCGACACACGCTACTCTGGTGATGCCGCAGAGCATCGCATTCGGCCCGTCCGGAAACCTGTACATCGCCGAGAGCGATTCACAGCGAATCAACCGCGTGAGGGTGATCGGAACCGACGGCAAGATCTCCCCTTACGCCGGCGCGGAGTCGAAGTGCAACTGTTTAGAGCGCGGCTGCGATTGCTTCGAAGCCGATCACTACCTGGCGTCCACTTCCAAGTTCAATACCATCTCCGCTGTTGCCGTATCCCCTGACGGAGTGGTTCACATCGGTGATCAGGCGAACTATAGGATCCGATCAGTGATGGCCAGTATCCCAGACGCCAGTGGCGCCAGGGAGTACGAGATCTACTCGCCGGACACCCAGGAAATCTACGTATTCAACCGATTCGGGCAGCACGTGGCTACTAAGAACATCCTGACAGGGGAGACAGTGTACCAATTCACGTACAATGTGAACACCAGTAATGGTAAACTCAGCACGGTCACTGACGCAGCGGGTAATAAGGTGTTCCTGCTGAGGGACTACAGCAGCCAGGTGAACTCCATCGAGAACACGAAGGGCCAGAAGTGCAGGCTTCGAATGTCTAGGATGAAGATGCTTCACGAGCTGAGCACGCCCGATAACTACAACGTTACGTTCGATTATCACGGGCCCACTGGGCTGCTGAAGACCAAATTGGACAGCACGGGCAGAAGTTTCGTATATAACTACGATGAATTCGGCAGACTAACCAGTGCAGTCACTCCTACGGGCAAGGTAATCAGTCTAACCTTCGATCTTAGCCTGAAGGGAGCTGTGGTGAAGGTGGGGCAAAACAACAGGAAGCCTATTTCGATGCTGATCAAGGGATCCTCGGTTGTTACGAAGGTTGGAGAGGCAGAACAAAGGACTACTGTCCTGGCCGATGGCTCCGTCGGCCAGGTAACACCCTGGGCCCATACAGTCAGCACGGACACCTTGCCTTACTCGGTCTTGGCTGAAATCGAGCCCCTGTTGGGCGAGAGCTACCCAGTGCCCGCTAAGCAGAGGACGGAAATTGCTGGTGATTTGGCGAACAGATTCGAGTGGCGATACTTCCTCAGAAAGCTTCAGTCCAACAAAAATAGGGGCAATTCAAAGTCTGTTGCTCAAGTTGGCAGGAAGCTGCGGGTTAACGGTGATATTTTGCTGTCTCTTGAATACGACAGAGAAACCAATAGCGTAGCTGTATTTATGGACGATGTAGAGCTTTTGAATGTGACCTACGATAGAACAGCGAGACCAGTGAAATGGGGTCCGAGGAATGGTATCTTCTCCGGAGTGGAACTGGAGTACGACCGCTTCAGTAGACTGACCAGTTGGACTTGGGGGGATATCAGTGAGACTTATGGCTTTGACAGAGCTGGGCGGTTATACGAGATCAAATACAGCGATGGTACGTCTATGGTGTATGCCTTCAAAGACATGTTCAGCAGTCTTCCACTGAAAGTGACCACGCCAAGGGGAAGCGACTACTTGCTGCAGTACGATGAAGCTGGGGCCTTGCAGTCTTTAACCACACCAAGAGGACACATTCATGCGTTCTCGTTGCAGACTTCGTTAGGATTCTACAAGTATCAGTACTACTCGCCCATGAACAGACATCCGtatgaaattttgtataatgaTGACGGGCAGATTTTAGCGAAGGTGTATCCACATCAAAGCGGCAAGGTTGCTTATATCTACGACCACACTGGGAAATTGGAGACTACTCTTGCTGGTATGTATATCTTCTTAGTAAAATTATTCCAAATTATAATTACGTTGGGGTATTCTCCGGGCATATGGTCAACGCAGACATTGGCGACAAGGGGGTCCTATTTCAAATTAATCTTCATTCACTTCCGCAGGATTGTCTTCGATCCACTACACATACCAAGAAACAACGAGCTTGGTCCACAGCATTGACATCAACGAACCAAACTTCGAAATGCGCATTGAGTACAAGTACCATGCTGGTATCGTCAAAGACGAGAAAATCAAATTCGGTAGCAAGAGCGGCCTGGACAATGCCCGATATCGTTACCAGTACGATGGTAATGCAAGAATTTCCAGCATTGAAGTAGACATCAATGGCAAACAGCTTCCTCAGTTACGGCTGAAGTACAACCAGAATTTGGGCATACTGGAAGGAGTCGGTGATCTTAGGATATACAGGAACCTGTTTAACCGATCAGTCATGCAGGACAGCAGCAAGCAGTTCTTCACGGTCACCGATTATGACGAACATGGACGGGTTAAGACTGTCCTTATGAATATTCGGTCACTGGATGTCTTCCGTATGGAGCTAGAGTATGATAATCGTAATCGCATAAAAATGAGGAAGATGTTAATTGGAAAAGATTCCATGAAGAAGGAATGGGCCAAGATAGAGAAGATCACATATAATGCGGATGGACATGTCCTAGAGGTGGCAGAGACTGAGAACAATTGGCAATATGCTTATGACGAAAATGGTAACGTGATTGGAGTGACAGAACACAATGAGAAGATCGCTTTGGGTTATGACAGCGGTGATCGTGTGGTCCAATATGGCGACGTTGAGTTCAATTCGTATGATAGCAGAGGATTCGTCGTCATTCGAGGGGAACATAAATACAGGTTTGTTCAGATTTCAATTATTCTGACATTTATTTCTCTGTCCACTAATTCCCATTTCTTCATTTTAGTCAACACCTCTGAAATATACACCCACCAAGTTTTCAGTGCCATCCAAAAAGACATCCCCCTCCTGAACCtatgataataatatttcttGCTTTGTATAGGTACAATTCGCGTGGTCAACTGATTCACGCATCAGAGCACAAGAAGTTCCAGATATGGTACTTCTACGACGACCGCGGACGCCTGGTAGCCTGGAACGACGACCGCGAGAATATCACGCAGTTCTTCTACGCGAATCCAAAGACGCCGGACCTGATCACGCACATTCACTTCCCGAAATCCGCGAAAACCTTCCGGTTCCTCTACGACGCCCGCAACTTCCTTATGACAGTGGAAACCTCCGAGCAGAGGTTCTACGTGGCGACGGATCAAAATGGTTCCCCCATAGCATTATTCGACACCAATGGAAATCTGATCAAAGAAATGAGACGCACGCCATTTGGCAAAATTATTAAGGACACCAACCCAGATTTCTACCTGCCCATCGATTTCCATGGTGGACTCCTGGACCCGATCACAAAACTGGTCTACCTGAACAAGAGGTTATATGATCCAACTGTTGGACAATGGATGACGCCAGCCTGGGAACAAATGGCGAACGAACTCACTACTCCGACCGACATTTTCATTTACCGCTTCCGCAACAATGATCCAGTGAACTTCAAACAGAACGTCGAGTACATGACTGACCTCGCCAGTTGGCTGAAATTGTACGGCTATGATATCTCCGCCATGCTGGGCTCGGAGTACATGAAGCACATGGTGTACCAGCCGACCGCTACCATCACGTCTCCTCAATTAACACCAGACTTCGGCGTCATGTCTGGGTTGCAGTGCATCGTGAATCGCGTGCACGAGAAATTCTCCGACCTAGGATTCGTTCCTAAACCTTTGCTGAAACTGGAACCAAAGACGAGGAACCTTCTTCCGCGAGTGGCCCACCGGCGTGCCGTTTTCGGTGAAGGTATCTTGGTATCCCGCATCGGTGGACGGGCGTTAGTCAGTGTAGTGGATGGTGTGAACAGCGTCGTCCAAGACGTGGTCACCTCGGTGTTCAACAACTCCTACTTCCTACCTCTCCACTTCAGTGTGCACGATCAGGATGTGTTCTATTTCGTGAAGGACAACGCGCTGAAGATTCGTGACGATATGGAGGAGCTGCGCCGTCTGGGAGGCATGTTCAACGTGTCCACTTACGAGACCACGGAGCACGGAGTGGGCACTTGGAAGGAACTGAAGCTACATAACCCGGATGCCGCGGTAGTGATCAGGTACGGGGCTGACCCTGAACAGGAGAGGCATAGGATATTGAAGCACATTCATAAGAGGGCCGTGGAAAGAGCCTGGGAAATCGAGAAGCAGTTGGTTATGGCTGGTTTCCAAGGCAGAGGAGACTGGTCGAAGGAGGAGAAGGACGAATTGATCAGCCGGGGGGCAGTGAACGGCTACGAGGGTGTAGATATCCACAGTGTCCACAGATATCCCCAACTAGCCGATGACCCCGGTAATGTTGCCTTCACTA
This window encodes:
- the Ten-m gene encoding teneurin transmembrane protein Ten-m isoform X9 codes for the protein MSRVNGRLPGSHTASDHERDPDLQPSCLVRSPSGGFYSIPKIPKNEYNNKNQSSGNSPIKVELQNNMDRVPLPYGHAPSMIPMRRQSIRCHFVKGVDWCSWKLIAMILLMVSLCITAVLAYVVVSSIVNRSYQGTKACTVLVGENADTKTLLSEGNKTSTSSTSSSQSNSRTRQQSSSGGSIKPSASMLEHVYIRKRRDTYNQHALHQTVASSFKPTVQLRSTVVQEDESSPRSSQPSALPLDEDRPGKIVHETAAYTDDPQPNETGSESGSSTTPMGTLLLALNLSDSSVTNSTPTTVASSSSVSVASYSYASSSVSLNRPSETPPGSAIELAYGHDSVIAVTTDPVTPEDVQSTGSTVDGGKVESSTVSEDDVSQHEESTLGIDTLDVENGTVSGVESLLESSTTGSSSVSTPGSTSDIEEPVPPVDESSAENSASEKNTSDNTSDVVKETRELSREDLSTEPDAPPSGLKSSEKSEELQRDYPLPIYNYGQEEVEIVKLNHGGESDTVTKTRLDRTSSFGNSVPRLGQNSDFRVITREESDEEFLREFEKKFREDATPTDQEEAPNDTHVPSNVPVEPNPPLTQQVKIIEVPVDRSHSSPSSASSASSSPHRVLVNITIASSDSSSKPLYVLSVSVPTDGAHQAPEVHQREESGSNVVSNTNDNRLPPPPQPPSSPPPPLWAGGECECSCPCMGSASDEWDNFSAIDENNEHEIDNSSLSVEPNKMAEEEVVKENFSTTEENGGSTDWTTANYDTESSSVDLSCSGSTPLPPEPTILILEGARTFPARSFPPDGTTFAQVGLGQKLSKEIPPYSYWNMQFYQSEAAYVRFDYNIPRGASIGVYARRNALPTHTQYDLLEVLSGFKARTTRASHVSVIPSIKKEVTHYMEPGHWFLSLYNDDGDPQEVSFIAIIAEDMTHNCPNGCSGKGECLLGHCQCNPGFGGEDCSESVCPVLCSQRGEYINGECQCNPGWKGKECSLRHDECEVPDCNGHGHCTNGKCNCVRGYKGKYCEEVDCPHPTCSGHGFCAEGTCICKKGWKGADCSQMDKEALQCLPDCSGHGNFDLETQTCLCEPMWSGDDCSKELCDLDCGPHGHCVDNACDCLPGWSGELCNLKQCDPRCNEHGQCKNGTCLCVTGWNGKHCTMEGCPNSCSGHGQCRVSNDGQWECRCYDGWDGKDCNVLLEQNCNDGRDNDKDGLIDCADPECCSNHICRSSQLCVSAPKPIDILLRKQPPAITASFFERMKFLIDEGSLQNYARQETFNESMFWNHFNTSRSAVVRGRVVTHLGTGLMGVRVSTSTPLEGFTLTRDDGWFDLLVNGGGAVTLQFGRSPFKPQSHIVFVPWNEVVIIDKIVMSTAEEKQPFHVPHACAAHDYDLMKPVVLATWKHGFQGACPDKSAILAESQVIQESLQIPGTGLNLVYHSSRAAGYLSTIQLQLTPEVIPPTLNLIHLRITIEGILFEKIFEADPVIKFTYAWNRLNVYRQRVYGVTTAMVKVGYEYRDCKDIIWDVQTTKLSGHDMSISEVGGWNLDIHHRYNFHEGILQKGDGSNIYLKQKPRVILTTMGDGHQRPLDCYDCDGQASKQRLLAPVALATAPDGSIFVGDFNLVRKILVDGTVRTVVRLNATRVSYRYHIALSPLDGSLYISDPESHQIIRVRDTNDYSDPDHNWETVVGSGERCLPGDEAHCGDGALARDAKLAYPKGVAISADNVLYFADGTNIRMVDRDGIITTVIGNHMHKSHWKPIPCEGTLNVEEVHLRWPTELAINPLDNSLHMIDDHMVLQLAPDGRVKVVAGRPLHCASPSSSFDTELATHATLVMPQSIAFGPSGNLYIAESDSQRINRVRVIGTDGKISPYAGAESKCNCLERGCDCFEADHYLASTSKFNTISAVAVSPDGVVHIGDQANYRIRSVMASIPDASGAREYEIYSPDTQEIYVFNRFGQHVATKNILTGETVYQFTYNVNTSNGKLSTVTDAAGNKVFLLRDYSSQVNSIENTKGQKCRLRMSRMKMLHELSTPDNYNVTFDYHGPTGLLKTKLDSTGRSFVYNYDEFGRLTSAVTPTGKVISLTFDLSLKGAVVKVGQNNRKPISMLIKGSSVVTKVGEAEQRTTVLADGSVGQVTPWAHTVSTDTLPYSVLAEIEPLLGESYPVPAKQRTEIAGDLANRFEWRYFLRKLQSNKNRGNSKSVAQVGRKLRVNGDILLSLEYDRETNSVAVFMDDVELLNVTYDRTARPVKWGPRNGIFSGVELEYDRFSRLTSWTWGDISETYGFDRAGRLYEIKYSDGTSMVYAFKDMFSSLPLKVTTPRGSDYLLQYDEAGALQSLTTPRGHIHAFSLQTSLGFYKYQYYSPMNRHPYEILYNDDGQILAKVYPHQSGKVAYIYDHTGKLETTLAGLSSIHYTYQETTSLVHSIDINEPNFEMRIEYKYHAGIVKDEKIKFGSKSGLDNARYRYQYDGNARISSIEVDINGKQLPQLRLKYNQNLGILEGVGDLRIYRNLFNRSVMQDSSKQFFTVTDYDEHGRVKTVLMNIRSLDVFRMELEYDNRNRIKMRKMLIGKDSMKKEWAKIEKITYNADGHVLEVAETENNWQYAYDENGNVIGVTEHNEKIALGYDSGDRVVQYGDVEFNSYDSRGFVVIRGEHKYRYNSRGQLIHASEHKKFQIWYFYDDRGRLVAWNDDRENITQFFYANPKTPDLITHIHFPKSAKTFRFLYDARNFLMTVETSEQRFYVATDQNGSPIALFDTNGNLIKEMRRTPFGKIIKDTNPDFYLPIDFHGGLLDPITKLVYLNKRLYDPTVGQWMTPAWEQMANELTTPTDIFIYRFRNNDPVNFKQNVEYMTDLASWLKLYGYDISAMLGSEYMKHMVYQPTATITSPQLTPDFGVMSGLQCIVNRVHEKFSDLGFVPKPLLKLEPKTRNLLPRVAHRRAVFGEGILVSRIGGRALVSVVDGVNSVVQDVVTSVFNNSYFLPLHFSVHDQDVFYFVKDNALKIRDDMEELRRLGGMFNVSTYETTEHGVGTWKELKLHNPDAAVVIRYGADPEQERHRILKHIHKRAVERAWEIEKQLVMAGFQGRGDWSKEEKDELISRGAVNGYEGVDIHSVHRYPQLADDPGNVAFTRDTKRKRRKSGNRRNRIHRHDS